A portion of the Macaca thibetana thibetana isolate TM-01 chromosome 9, ASM2454274v1, whole genome shotgun sequence genome contains these proteins:
- the NKX6-2 gene encoding homeobox protein Nkx-6.2 yields the protein MDTNRPGAFVLSSAPLAALHNMAEMKTSLFPYALQGPAGFKAPALGGLGAQLPLGTPHGISDILGRPVGAAGGGLLGGLPRLNGLASSAGVYFGPAAAVARGYPKPLAELPGRPPIFWPGVVQGAPWRDPRLAGPAPASGVLDKDGKKKHSRPTFSGQQIFALEKTFEQTKYLAGPERARLAYSLGMTESQVKVWFQNRRTKWRKRHAAEMASAKKKQDSDAEKLKVGGSDAEDDDEYNRPLDPNSDDEKITRLLKKHKPSNLALVSPCGGGAGDAL from the exons aTGGACACTAACCGCCCGGGCGCGTTCGTGCTGAGCAGTGCCCCGCTGGCCGCGCTGCACAACATGGCCGAGATGAAGACGTCGCTGTTCCCCTACGCGCTGCAGGGTCCGGCCGGCTTCAAGGCGCCCGCGCTGGGGGGCCTGGGCGCGCAGCTCCCGCTCGGGACCCCGCACGGCATCAGCGACATCCTGGGCCGGCCCGTGGGCGCGGCGGGCGGGGGCCTCCTAGGGGGACTGCCCCGGCTCAACGGGCTCGCCTCGTCCGCCGGCGTCTACTTTGGACCCGCGGCCGCCGTGGCGCGCGGCTACCCCAAGCCCCTGGCCGAGCTGCCCGGGCGCCCGCCCATCTTCTGGCCCGGCGTGGTGCAGGGCGCGCCGTGGAGGGACCCGCGTCTGGCCGGCCCGG CCCCAGCCAGCGGCGTCCTGGACAAGGACGGGAAGAAGAAGCACTCGCGCCCGACCTTCTCGGGCCAGCAGATCTTCGCGCTGGAGAAAACCTTCGAGCAAACCAAGTACCTGGCGGGCCCGGAGCGCGCGCGTCTCGCCTACTCGCTGGGCATGACCGAGAGCCAGGTGAAG GTCTGGTTCCAGAACCGCCGGACCAAGTGGCGCAAGCGGCACGCGGCGGAGATGGCGTCGGCCAAGAAGAAGCAGGACTCCGACGCCGAGAAGCTGAAGGTGGGCGGCTCGGACGCGGAGGACGACGACGAATACAACCGGCCCCTGGACCCCAACTCGGACGACGAGAAGATCACGCGGCTGCTCAAGAAGCACAAACCCTCGAACTTGGCGCTGGTCAGCCCGTGCGGCGGCGGCGCGGGGGACGCCTTGTGA